A genomic segment from Synchiropus splendidus isolate RoL2022-P1 chromosome 18, RoL_Sspl_1.0, whole genome shotgun sequence encodes:
- the LOC128749786 gene encoding glutathione synthetase-like, giving the protein MEAGTAAEVLDNPQLVQDLAADAKDLALLKGLLMRTYEAPNASELVTYVPFTLFPTPLPKALYHQAVAVQPLFNTLVDKISQDSDFLQEALASTIAVDEFTARLFRIHQQVLEEGRAQSIVLGSNRSDYMVDRKADGSTSLKQIEMNTIAAGFGGPASAIPEIHRHVLRVAGRIQDSQRVMDNNPAKGQAEGIIKAWELYGAEKAVVLFVVEEKQRNIFDQRLVENEIWARNINVMRRRFNDVSKSGFLDHNKRLLVEDKEVAVLYFRNGYNPENYTSEKDWEARLMMERSRAVKCPDISTQLVGTKKVQQVLAKPGVLERFLPEQPKAVEQIRATFAGLYTLDPGPEGDRTVRMALESPDRFVLKPQREGGGNNIYGSEICATLQNGEERMAYILMDKLHPAPTNNCLLRRDAPVKMSSCISELGVFGVYVRHNTDMVMNQFVGHLLRSKSSEQPDGGVVAGIAVLDNPLLF; this is encoded by the exons ATGGAGGCAGGAACAGCAGCCGAGGTGTTGGACAATCCTCAGCTGGTCCAGGATTTGGCTGCAGACGCCAAAGACCTGGCTCTCCTGAAAGGTCTTTTGATGAGGACTTACGAAGCTCCAAATGCTTCAGAG CTGGTCACCTACGTTCCCTTCACGCTCTTCCCGACGCCCCTGCCCAAAGCTCTGTATCACCAGGCTGTGGCAGTGCAGCCTCTCTTCAATACGCTGGTGGATAAGATCAGTCAAGACTCTGACTTTCTGCAGGAAGCTCTGGCCAG CACCATCGCTGTGGATGAGTTCACGGCACGACTGTTCAGGATCCACCAACAGGTCCTGGAGGAAGGACGGGCTCAG TCCATTGTTTTAGGGAGCAATCGGTCGGACTACATGGTGGACAGGAAGGCGGACGGCTCGACGTCTCTGAAGCAAATTGAAATGAACACCATAGCTGCAGGTTTTGGAGGACCAGCTTCAGCTATTCCAGAAATCCATCG GCATGTTCTCCGGGTGGCCGGCAGGATCCAGGACAGTCAGAGAGTCATGGACAACAACCCAGCAAAGGGACAGGCCGAGGGCATCATCAAGGCCTGGGAGCTCTACGGAGCAGAGAA AGCCGTCGTCTTGTTTGTGGTtgaagagaagcagaggaacATCTTCGACCAACGCCTTGTCGAGAATGAAATCTGGGCGAG AAACATAAACGTGATGCGAAGGCGCTTTAATGACGTCTCAAAATCTGGCTTCCTGGATCACAATAAAAGACTCTTGGT TGAGGACAAAGAGGTTGCTGTGCTGTACTTCAGAAATGGATACAACCCAGAAAACTACACTTCTGAGAAG GACTGGGAGGCCCGCCTCATGATGGAGCGCTCTCGGGCGGTCAAGTGTCCCGACATCAGCACGCAGCTGGTCGGCACGAAGAAGGTCCAGCAGGTGCTGGCCAAACCTGGAGTCCTGGAGCGCTTCCTCCCGGAGCAGCCTAAGGCTGTGGAGCAAATAAGAGCCACGTTTGCCGGCCTCTACACGCTGGATCCG GGTCCTGAGGGTGACAGGACAGTCCGGATGGCTTTGGAATCACCTGACCGCTTTGTTTTGAAGCCTCAGCGAGAGGGAGGAG GCAACAACATCTACGGCTCAGAGATCTGCGCGACGCTGCAGAACGGTGAGGAAAGAATGGCCTACATTCTGATGGACAAGCTGCACCCGGCGCCAACCAACAACTGCCTCCTGCGAAGAGACGCCCCTGTCAAGATGAGCAGCTGCATCTCCGAGTTGGGAGTGTTCGGGGTCTACGTCAG GCACAACACAGACATGGTGATGAACCAGTTCGTGGGGCATCTCCTGAGGTCCAAGAGCAGTGAGCAGCCTGATGGTGGAGTCGTCGCTGGCATCGCAGTTTTGGACAACCCTCTTCTGTTCTGA